The following are encoded in a window of Mycolicibacterium tusciae JS617 genomic DNA:
- a CDS encoding SAM-dependent methyltransferase, whose amino-acid sequence MSRTDHRTDGDSWDLASSVGTTATMVAAARAVASREPDPLFDDPYAAPLVRAVGLDFFTRLADGQVELPDDGDPGGPAFLATSIAVRTRFFDDFFTDSGAAGIRQAVILASGLDSRAYRLEWRDGTVVYEIDQPQVIEFKSATMASIGASAAAEHRTVGIDLREDWPNALRASGFDVNQPTAWSAEGLLVYLPPEAQDQLFDDITELSAPGSRLATEYHPDAAASIGARVRDMKEQWGPELTQAHVDLDITKLFYDGERNGVVEYLTDHGWQVSARPRPDVFAGYGRVFPDNESLVPLRDSLAVIATRK is encoded by the coding sequence ATGAGCCGGACGGATCACCGAACGGACGGCGACAGCTGGGATCTGGCGTCCAGCGTGGGCACCACCGCCACGATGGTGGCCGCGGCGCGCGCGGTGGCCAGCCGTGAGCCGGACCCGCTGTTCGACGACCCGTATGCCGCGCCGCTGGTGCGCGCCGTCGGGCTGGACTTCTTCACCAGGCTCGCCGACGGACAGGTGGAGCTGCCCGACGATGGTGATCCCGGCGGCCCGGCGTTCCTCGCCACCTCGATCGCGGTGCGGACCCGGTTCTTCGACGACTTCTTCACGGATTCAGGGGCCGCCGGGATACGGCAGGCGGTGATCTTGGCGTCAGGGCTGGATTCGCGCGCCTATCGGTTGGAGTGGCGTGACGGCACCGTCGTGTACGAGATCGACCAGCCGCAGGTCATCGAGTTCAAATCCGCGACCATGGCGTCCATCGGCGCATCTGCGGCCGCAGAGCACCGCACGGTCGGCATCGACCTGCGCGAGGATTGGCCGAACGCGTTGCGCGCCAGCGGCTTCGACGTCAACCAGCCCACCGCGTGGAGCGCGGAAGGACTGCTCGTCTATCTGCCGCCCGAGGCACAGGATCAGCTGTTCGACGACATCACAGAACTCAGCGCACCGGGCAGCCGACTGGCGACCGAATACCACCCGGACGCCGCCGCCAGCATCGGCGCGCGCGTGCGGGATATGAAGGAGCAGTGGGGCCCCGAGCTGACCCAAGCCCACGTCGACCTGGACATCACGAAGTTGTTCTACGACGGCGAGCGCAACGGCGTCGTCGAATACCTCACCGACCACGGCTGGCAGGTGTCCGCCCGCCCCCGCCCAGATGTGTTCGCCGGTTACGGTCGCGTGTTTCCCGATAACGAATCGCTGGTGCCCCTGCGCGATTCGCTTGCTGTCATCGCAACCCGAAAGTAG
- a CDS encoding SAM-dependent methyltransferase, which yields MPRTDNDSWDLASSVGATATAVAASRAMASTGPDALLDDPFADPLVRAVGLEHFVKMVDGEIAIDDDPLLNRRTMNEQIAVRTRFFDTFFTTAAAAGVHQAVILASGLDTRAYRLPWPADTVVFEVDQPEVIAFKSATLDGIGATPRATLRTVGIDLRDDWPTALRDAGFDPSAPTAWIAEGLLVYLPPEAQDRLFDNITALSAPGSRVATEHMDMASLPEDFARVLTERSRRFGSEIDLADLFYGGERNSAGDYLSSLGWTVTVQTTKEAFATNGFQLPDGPLTVGMAVTSGYLSAILK from the coding sequence ATGCCCCGCACAGACAACGACTCATGGGACCTGGCGTCCAGCGTCGGAGCCACCGCCACTGCAGTCGCGGCCTCGCGCGCGATGGCCTCCACGGGCCCTGACGCCCTCCTCGATGATCCTTTTGCCGACCCACTCGTCCGCGCCGTCGGGCTGGAACACTTCGTCAAGATGGTCGACGGCGAGATTGCGATCGACGACGATCCGCTGCTGAACCGCCGCACGATGAACGAGCAGATCGCAGTCCGGACAAGGTTTTTCGATACCTTCTTCACGACGGCAGCGGCTGCAGGCGTGCATCAGGCTGTCATCCTCGCGTCCGGACTCGACACGCGCGCCTATCGTCTGCCGTGGCCGGCGGACACGGTGGTATTCGAGGTCGACCAGCCTGAAGTGATCGCGTTCAAGAGCGCGACGCTCGACGGGATCGGCGCGACACCACGCGCGACACTGCGCACTGTCGGCATAGACCTGCGCGATGACTGGCCGACGGCCCTACGCGACGCCGGATTCGATCCCTCCGCACCCACCGCATGGATAGCCGAGGGATTGCTGGTTTATCTACCGCCCGAGGCCCAGGATCGCTTGTTCGACAACATCACCGCGTTGTCGGCGCCCGGAAGCCGGGTGGCCACCGAGCACATGGACATGGCCTCGCTCCCGGAGGACTTCGCGCGGGTGCTCACCGAGCGCTCCCGTCGGTTCGGCTCCGAGATCGACCTTGCCGATCTGTTCTACGGCGGTGAGCGCAATTCCGCAGGCGACTATCTGTCGTCGCTCGGATGGACGGTCACTGTGCAGACAACCAAGGAGGCGTTTGCCACCAACGGTTTTCAGCTTCCCGACGGTCCGCTCACCGTCGGCATGGCCGTTACCTCCGGCTACCTCTCGGCAATCCTGAAGTAG
- a CDS encoding DUF732 domain-containing protein, translated as MTTVRRAITVVMVAAGLAMFGGAATLQSANAQTNDEKFEEAVSSLGINAGPQTDIPAMGRSVCDAMTQQLAQNPNPVPVVRGIVGTLQNSNFSREQAIGFMQASVLVYCPQFGRFIGR; from the coding sequence ATGACCACTGTCCGCCGCGCCATCACCGTTGTGATGGTCGCCGCCGGTCTCGCAATGTTCGGCGGTGCGGCGACCCTGCAGTCGGCCAACGCCCAGACCAATGACGAGAAGTTCGAGGAGGCGGTGAGCTCGCTGGGGATCAATGCGGGCCCCCAAACCGACATCCCGGCCATGGGACGCTCCGTGTGCGACGCGATGACCCAGCAGTTGGCGCAAAACCCCAACCCGGTGCCGGTGGTCCGGGGCATCGTCGGCACGTTGCAGAACAGCAACTTTAGTCGTGAGCAGGCGATCGGCTTCATGCAGGCCTCGGTGCTCGTGTACTGCCCGCAATTCGGCCGGTTCATCGGGCGCTGA
- a CDS encoding class I SAM-dependent methyltransferase, whose translation MARSDNDSWDLASSVGSTATMVAAQRVLSNREGLIYDPYAEPLVRAVGLDFFTRALDGEIDLDDVDPRFNMRRAAEGMAVRTRHFDTLFTDAAAAGVRQAVILAAGLDARAYRLAWPAGTTIYELDQPEVIAFKGETLAQLGAEPAADRRPVAIDLREDWPKALRDNGFDPAQPTAWIAEGLLIYLPPEAQDLLFDRIDALSAPGSRVATEHIPDISAFSDERSQEIADRLKEYGHDIEMSDLIYRDERNDVIDYLTTRGWDVTAQAMRDAYAANGFEFPEDGAMGFFADMSYLSAIKA comes from the coding sequence ATGGCACGCTCTGACAACGACTCATGGGATCTGGCGTCCAGCGTCGGGTCGACCGCGACGATGGTCGCCGCACAGCGGGTGCTGAGCAACCGTGAGGGACTCATCTATGACCCCTACGCCGAGCCGCTGGTGCGCGCCGTCGGCCTCGACTTCTTCACCCGGGCGCTCGACGGTGAGATCGACCTCGATGATGTCGACCCTCGGTTCAACATGCGCCGCGCGGCGGAGGGAATGGCAGTCCGCACCCGCCATTTCGACACGCTGTTCACCGATGCGGCCGCCGCAGGCGTGCGTCAGGCCGTGATACTTGCCGCGGGCCTGGACGCGAGGGCCTATCGGTTGGCCTGGCCCGCGGGCACCACCATCTACGAGCTGGACCAGCCCGAGGTCATCGCCTTCAAGGGCGAGACGCTGGCACAATTGGGCGCCGAGCCGGCAGCAGATCGTCGGCCGGTCGCGATCGATCTCCGCGAGGACTGGCCGAAAGCGCTGCGGGACAACGGCTTCGACCCCGCTCAGCCGACGGCGTGGATCGCCGAGGGACTGCTGATCTACCTGCCGCCCGAGGCACAGGATCTGCTGTTCGACCGCATCGATGCGCTCAGCGCACCCGGTAGCCGTGTCGCCACCGAGCACATCCCCGACATCAGCGCATTCTCCGACGAGAGGTCGCAGGAGATCGCCGATCGGCTCAAGGAGTACGGCCACGACATCGAAATGTCAGATCTGATCTATCGCGACGAGCGCAATGACGTCATCGACTACCTCACCACGCGAGGTTGGGATGTCACCGCCCAGGCGATGCGGGACGCGTACGCCGCCAACGGGTTCGAATTCCCCGAGGATGGCGCGATGGGCTTCTTCGCAGATATGAGCTACCTGTCCGCGATCAAGGCTTAG
- the rplO gene encoding 50S ribosomal protein L15, with translation MTIKLHDLRPAPGSKTAKTRVGRGEGSKGKTAGRGTKGTKARKNVPATFEGGQMPIHMRLPKLKGFRNRFRTSYEVVNVGDLDKLFPKGGDVGIDELVASGAVRKNSLIKVLGDGKLTVKVNVTAHKFSGSAREKITSAGGSCTDVAGRSATDE, from the coding sequence ATGACTATCAAATTGCATGACCTGCGCCCGGCGCCGGGGTCGAAGACCGCCAAGACCCGTGTGGGTCGCGGTGAAGGCTCCAAGGGCAAGACCGCCGGTCGCGGCACCAAGGGCACCAAGGCACGCAAGAACGTGCCCGCGACGTTCGAGGGTGGCCAGATGCCCATCCACATGCGGCTGCCGAAGCTCAAGGGCTTCCGCAACCGGTTCCGGACCTCCTACGAGGTCGTCAACGTCGGTGATCTCGACAAGCTGTTCCCCAAGGGCGGCGACGTCGGTATCGACGAGCTGGTGGCATCGGGCGCGGTTCGCAAGAACTCGTTGATCAAGGTGCTCGGCGACGGCAAGCTGACTGTGAAGGTCAACGTCACCGCTCACAAATTCAGCGGCAGCGCACGCGAGAAGATCACCTCCGCGGGCGGATCATGCACCGACGTTGCCGGCCGGTCCGCGACCGACGAGTAG
- the sppA gene encoding signal peptide peptidase SppA has translation MFAFLPGIPGIDDLRALGRRVDTARHRGVPDGCVLELDLLAEPQETGGFDPLAMINVGNRPMVLRDAVATIHRAADDPRVAGLIARVQLPAATAGPVQELRAAISAFSDVKPSLAWAETYPGTLSYYLASAFREVWMQPSGTVGLVGFATNAMFLRDALDKAGIEAQFIARGEYKSFANLFTQDSYTDSHREADSRLIESLQAQVWQAVADSRHLELSALDALADKAPLLRDDAVAGRLVDRIGFRDEAYGRIGELVGAPDISPGTRDADSDDAPPRLYLSRYGKATASRPSPPMPSVPGRKGKPTIAVVTLHGPIVSGRGGPQVLPIGNSSAGGDTIAAALREAAADDSVSAIVLRVDSPGGSVTASETIWREVNRVRDGGKPVVASMGAVAASGGYYVSMSADAIVANAGTITGSIGVVTGKLVARELKDRLGVGSDSVRTNANADAWSINQPFTDAQQAHVEAEADLFYTDFVERVAVGRKMTVEAVDAVARGRVWTGADALEHGLVDELGGFRTAINRAKVLSGLEPDDDVRTVHYPGSSFMDMLRPKPSSAPAAASLPDALAVLIGRSVAGVFNQMDQSVTGVSALWLGDYRF, from the coding sequence ATGTTCGCATTTCTGCCCGGTATCCCCGGGATCGACGATCTTCGCGCTCTCGGCAGGCGGGTCGACACCGCCCGACATCGCGGAGTCCCCGACGGGTGTGTGCTGGAGCTTGATCTGCTGGCGGAACCACAGGAGACCGGCGGATTCGACCCGCTAGCGATGATCAACGTCGGTAACAGGCCGATGGTGCTGCGCGACGCCGTCGCGACGATTCACCGCGCCGCCGACGATCCGAGAGTGGCCGGGCTGATCGCACGTGTTCAGCTGCCCGCCGCCACGGCGGGGCCGGTGCAGGAACTGCGCGCGGCGATCTCGGCATTCAGTGATGTCAAGCCTTCGCTGGCGTGGGCCGAAACCTACCCCGGCACGCTGTCGTACTACCTCGCATCGGCGTTCCGCGAGGTCTGGATGCAGCCCTCGGGCACCGTCGGGTTGGTCGGCTTCGCCACCAACGCGATGTTCCTTCGGGATGCGCTCGACAAGGCGGGTATCGAGGCGCAGTTCATCGCGCGCGGCGAATACAAGTCGTTCGCAAACCTTTTCACGCAGGACAGCTATACCGACTCGCACCGTGAGGCTGACAGCAGACTGATCGAGAGCCTGCAGGCCCAGGTGTGGCAGGCGGTCGCCGATTCGCGCCATCTCGAGTTGTCGGCCCTCGACGCGCTCGCTGACAAGGCGCCGTTGCTGCGCGACGATGCCGTCGCCGGTCGATTGGTCGACCGAATCGGATTCCGTGACGAGGCATATGGCCGTATTGGCGAACTCGTTGGCGCACCCGATATTTCACCCGGAACCAGGGACGCAGACTCCGATGATGCGCCGCCCCGGCTGTATCTGTCGCGCTACGGGAAGGCCACCGCTTCGCGGCCGTCGCCACCGATGCCGTCGGTGCCCGGGCGCAAGGGCAAGCCGACCATCGCCGTCGTCACCCTGCACGGCCCGATCGTCAGCGGCCGGGGCGGACCGCAGGTGCTGCCGATCGGCAATTCGAGCGCAGGCGGCGACACCATTGCCGCGGCGCTGCGCGAGGCGGCGGCCGACGATTCCGTCTCAGCTATCGTGCTGCGCGTCGACAGCCCCGGCGGATCGGTCACCGCCTCGGAAACCATTTGGCGCGAGGTGAATCGGGTCCGTGACGGCGGGAAGCCTGTCGTCGCCTCGATGGGTGCCGTCGCGGCTTCTGGGGGCTACTACGTATCAATGTCCGCCGATGCGATCGTGGCCAACGCCGGAACGATCACCGGCTCGATCGGCGTGGTGACCGGAAAGCTGGTCGCCCGTGAGCTCAAGGACCGCCTCGGAGTCGGCTCGGATTCAGTGCGGACCAACGCTAACGCCGACGCGTGGTCTATCAACCAGCCGTTCACCGACGCGCAGCAAGCGCACGTCGAAGCCGAAGCCGACCTGTTCTACACCGATTTCGTCGAGCGGGTCGCCGTTGGCCGCAAGATGACGGTTGAGGCGGTCGATGCGGTCGCCCGCGGGCGGGTGTGGACCGGGGCCGACGCGCTGGAACACGGTCTGGTCGACGAACTCGGCGGATTCCGCACCGCGATCAACAGAGCCAAGGTGCTATCCGGCCTGGAGCCCGACGACGACGTCCGCACGGTCCACTATCCCGGCTCGTCCTTCATGGACATGCTGCGGCCCAAACCATCGTCTGCGCCCGCGGCCGCGTCGTTGCCCGATGCGCTCGCGGTCCTGATAGGCCGGTCGGTCGCCGGGGTGTTCAATCAGATGGACCAATCGGTTACCGGCGTCAGCGCGCTCTGGTTGGGTGACTACCGCTTTTAG